One Oharaeibacter diazotrophicus DNA window includes the following coding sequences:
- a CDS encoding LysE family translocator: MTFLPDWPTLATFTVAVWLLAATPGPDMTLSVGRAIADGKGAGMMVVLGTSTGIVLHTLLVAFGVSALIVASPTAFTLLKTGGAAYLVWLAIGAIRHGSTFTLGREEFGRRNSMASNYLTGLWVNLLNPKVVIFVMTFLPQFVDAADPHVTGKLIFLGLWMIVMAMPFNAAAVLLAERLAGWLQSNRRVMRAVDYVFAGVFSLFAVKVLTAHAR, translated from the coding sequence ATGACCTTCCTGCCCGACTGGCCGACGCTCGCCACCTTCACCGTCGCCGTCTGGCTGCTCGCCGCGACGCCCGGGCCGGACATGACGCTCTCGGTCGGCCGCGCCATCGCCGACGGCAAGGGCGCGGGCATGATGGTGGTGCTCGGCACCTCCACCGGCATCGTCCTGCACACGCTGCTGGTCGCCTTCGGCGTCTCGGCGCTGATCGTCGCCTCGCCGACCGCCTTCACGCTCCTGAAGACCGGCGGCGCCGCCTACCTCGTCTGGCTGGCGATCGGCGCGATCCGCCACGGCTCGACCTTCACGCTGGGCAGGGAAGAGTTCGGGCGGCGCAACTCGATGGCCTCGAACTACCTGACCGGCCTCTGGGTCAACCTCCTCAACCCCAAGGTCGTGATCTTCGTCATGACCTTCCTGCCGCAGTTCGTCGACGCCGCCGACCCGCACGTCACCGGCAAGCTGATCTTCCTCGGCCTCTGGATGATCGTGATGGCGATGCCCTTCAACGCCGCCGCCGTGCTGCTCGCCGAACGCCTCGCCGGCTGGCTGCAGTCGAACCGGCGGGTGATGCGCGCGGTCGACTACGTCTTCGCCGGCGTGTTCTCGCTGTTCGCGGTCAAGGTGCTCACCGCCCACGCCCGCTGA
- a CDS encoding aminopeptidase P family protein: MFQTFETVGDPTAGPARLKALRAELSRRGLDGFLVPLADEHQGEYIPDSAKRLQWLTGFAGSAGIAVVLAGEAAIFVDGRYTLQVRTQVDTAAFVPHHLTDEPPHAWLKTRVGAGARVGYDAWLHTAAEVERFEKALAEVGATLVPVEGNPVDAVWADRPEPPLGAVTVYPAALAGEEVADKLARVGRAIAEAGADAAVITQPDSIAWAFNIRGADVAHTPLPLSFAILRADGRPTLFVDGRKLSNAVRDTLAEVADVEAPAALEPALAALGAGGARVLVDRATAAARVAALVAGAGGRIVDGRDPVVLPKARKNAAELAGTRGAHVRDGAAMVRFLAWFDREAPKGGLDEIAAATALEGFRAETGALREISFDTISGAGPNGAIVHYRVTTETNRAIRPGELYLIDSGAQYEDGTTDITRTLAVGEPTAEMRDRFTRVLQGHVRIARAVFPKGTHGGHLDILARQALWEAGLDFDHGTGHGVGVFLSVHEGPQRISRIANVPLEPGMILSNEPGYYRTGAYGIRIENLVVVGEPQTPPGGERPMMAFETITFAPIDRRLIEPALLAPVERAWVDDYHARVRDTLMPHLAEADDRAWLAAATAPL, encoded by the coding sequence ATGTTCCAGACCTTCGAGACGGTGGGCGATCCGACCGCCGGCCCGGCTCGTCTGAAGGCGCTGCGCGCCGAGCTGTCGCGCCGCGGCCTCGACGGGTTCCTGGTCCCGCTCGCCGACGAGCACCAGGGCGAGTACATCCCGGACTCGGCCAAGCGCCTGCAGTGGCTGACCGGCTTCGCCGGTTCGGCCGGCATCGCCGTCGTGCTCGCCGGCGAGGCCGCGATCTTCGTCGACGGCCGCTACACCCTCCAGGTCCGCACCCAGGTCGACACCGCCGCCTTCGTGCCGCACCACCTCACCGACGAGCCGCCGCACGCCTGGCTGAAGACCCGCGTCGGCGCCGGCGCCCGCGTGGGCTACGACGCGTGGCTGCACACCGCCGCCGAGGTCGAGCGCTTCGAGAAGGCGCTCGCCGAGGTCGGCGCCACGCTGGTCCCGGTCGAGGGCAATCCGGTCGACGCCGTCTGGGCCGACCGGCCGGAGCCGCCGCTCGGCGCCGTCACCGTCTACCCCGCCGCGCTCGCCGGCGAGGAGGTCGCCGACAAGCTCGCCCGGGTCGGCCGCGCCATCGCCGAGGCCGGCGCCGACGCCGCCGTGATCACCCAGCCCGATTCGATCGCCTGGGCCTTCAACATCCGCGGCGCCGACGTCGCCCACACCCCGCTGCCGCTGTCCTTCGCGATCCTGCGCGCCGACGGCCGCCCCACCCTGTTCGTCGACGGCCGCAAGCTCTCCAACGCCGTTCGCGACACCCTCGCGGAAGTCGCCGACGTCGAGGCGCCCGCGGCGCTCGAGCCGGCCCTCGCCGCCCTCGGCGCCGGCGGCGCCCGCGTGCTGGTCGACCGCGCCACCGCCGCCGCCCGCGTCGCGGCGCTGGTCGCCGGGGCCGGCGGGCGGATCGTCGACGGCCGCGATCCCGTCGTGCTGCCGAAGGCGCGCAAGAACGCCGCCGAACTCGCCGGCACCCGCGGCGCCCACGTCCGCGACGGCGCCGCCATGGTCCGCTTCCTCGCCTGGTTCGACCGCGAGGCGCCGAAGGGCGGCCTCGACGAGATCGCCGCCGCGACCGCGCTGGAGGGTTTCCGCGCCGAGACCGGCGCGCTGCGCGAGATCTCCTTCGACACCATCTCCGGTGCCGGCCCCAACGGCGCCATCGTCCACTACCGCGTCACCACCGAGACCAACCGGGCGATCAGGCCGGGCGAACTCTACCTGATCGATTCCGGCGCCCAGTACGAGGACGGCACCACCGACATCACCCGCACCCTCGCCGTCGGCGAGCCGACCGCCGAGATGCGCGACCGTTTCACCCGCGTCCTGCAGGGCCACGTCCGCATCGCCCGCGCCGTGTTCCCGAAGGGCACCCACGGCGGCCATCTCGACATCCTCGCCCGTCAGGCGCTGTGGGAGGCCGGCCTCGACTTCGACCACGGCACCGGCCACGGCGTCGGCGTGTTCCTGTCGGTGCACGAGGGCCCGCAGCGGATCTCGCGCATCGCCAACGTGCCGCTCGAGCCGGGCATGATCCTCTCCAACGAGCCCGGCTACTACCGCACCGGCGCCTACGGCATCCGGATCGAGAATCTCGTCGTGGTCGGCGAGCCGCAGACGCCGCCCGGCGGCGAGCGGCCGATGATGGCCTTCGAGACCATTACCTTCGCCCCGATCGACCGCCGGCTGATCGAGCCGGCGCTGCTCGCCCCGGTCGAGCGCGCCTGGGTCGACGACTACCACGCCCGCGTCCGCGACACGCTGATGCCGCACCTCGCCGAGGCCGACGACCGCGCGTGGCTCGCCGCCGCCACCGCCCCGCTCTGA